ATCGGGCCTCGCGCAGCGAGGCAATGACTTCCTGGGTGTTGTTGCCGATGGAGGATACGATCCCCATCCCGGTCACGACCACTCGCCTCATCTGGGCCTCGATTCTCGTCTCGTTCTCATTGCCGGGCGCAATCCGTATCGGACGGACCGGCGCTTCAACGCCGGTGCCGGCAGCCTGTCCGGATCGGGCCACCGGTCTTGACGTCCCGGGCCATCAGGCCTGGAACAGCCCCACCTTCAGATCCTTCGCCGAATAGATCTCCTGGCCGTCGGCCTTGACCCAGCCGTCGGCGATGCCGAGCACCAGCCTGCCGCGCATCACGCGCTTGAACTCGATGCCGTACTCGACCAGCTTCACGCCCGGCTGGATCTGCCCGGTGAATTTCACCTCGCCGACGCCCAGGGCCCGCCCGCGTCCCGGCGACCCGAGCCAACCGAGATAGAAGCCGACCAGTTGCCACAGCGCATCGAGTCCGAGGCAGCCCGGCATGACGGGATCGCCCTGAAAGTGGCACGAAAAGAACCAGAGATCGGGCCGGATGTCGAATTCGGCGCGGATATATCCCTTGCCGTTCTCGCCGCCCGTCTCGGAAATCTGCGTGATGCGGTCGAACATCAACATCGGAGGCAGCGGCAGCTGGGCATTGCCCGGGCCGAACAACTCTCCGCGCCCACAGGCGAGCAGATCTTCATAAGCAAAGCTGGAGCGGCGCTCGTCCATGGGGTTCCGTATCGCCCTTTCGTGTTCTGCGGCACAGCCCGGAACTCCGGACCGTCGGGCTTTGCGCCCTTCGACCGCCCATGCGGCTCCAGCCCCCGAAGAGGCCGGCACTATGACCGCGGCGCCTTCTAACATAGGGATCGGGGCTCCGAAAGATCAGAGGCAGCCGAACCGGCGTCGTAACGGAAACCATATGAGGACTATTCCGAGCATGCCGCGGGTTGCCCTGCTTGCGAATGGTTCCTATTATTGTCCCAACGAGCCTCAACGGCTTGCGACACCGGAGACGCGCTGGTGGTTCGATCGCGGCAAGCGGCTCCCGTTCCGCTGCCGTAGTCGAACCATGAACCTTTTGACGGGAGGAGTGACGTCCGGCATTCTCCGAAGGCATCCAAGATCGAGGACGGCGATGGAAGCGAGGTCAGTGACCCTTTATGCCCAGCGCGAGCCGGACCCGGCCGGGTCCGCCCGCGACGGCGAGGCGCGCCCGACCTGCGTCACCGCGATGATGCGCCGCGCCGGCCTCAGGCCGACCCGCC
This region of Prosthecodimorpha staleyi genomic DNA includes:
- the fabA gene encoding 3-hydroxyacyl-[acyl-carrier-protein] dehydratase FabA, translating into MDERRSSFAYEDLLACGRGELFGPGNAQLPLPPMLMFDRITQISETGGENGKGYIRAEFDIRPDLWFFSCHFQGDPVMPGCLGLDALWQLVGFYLGWLGSPGRGRALGVGEVKFTGQIQPGVKLVEYGIEFKRVMRGRLVLGIADGWVKADGQEIYSAKDLKVGLFQA